The genomic segment TTTGAGGGTGGCATCGTTAACAGGGAGCCGGTGCAGTAACCGGGGAAGCCTGACACCGAATCCGGCGTTGTCGGAGGCTGTGGCGCAAGGTGAAAGCCGAGGCCGCAGTTGGTGCGAGGTGGCAGATGAAGCCGTAGTAGTGAGGAAGTTCCGGCCTGAGAAGCCTGGTAACAGCGTGGAGGATAAAACCGGAATGACCGCTGACGGAGGTTCAGCGGACCGGTCAGGGTCAAAAGCTCTGATCGGATGCGAAGGGCGGAAGTCATTAACGAGAATGACGGACGACGAGTGAGAGGTGGACGCTGTGTTCACAAGCTGCCCGACGGGGCAGGGACGTGCACTGGGGTACTGCGGGAACGCAGTGGCTCTGGTGTTCTCCGAACAAGGGAGTAGAGCGATACCGTGGCGGCAGATTGCCTGAGCGCTAGCACCCGGGCGGATCGCTTGAAACACACCGGCAGCCAAGCCAACCCTCGAAGCCGTCATCGCGGAGATGAGCAGGCATGAGGAAATACTACAGTCTGTACGGGCAATTGCTGTCAAAACAGCGCCTGTATGAAGCCTTCAGACACATCAAACGCAACAAGGGCGCGGCCGGAATCGATGGGCAGAGCCTGAGTGGGTTTGAGGCGAATCTGGAGGTGGAGCTGTCGTGCCTGTTGCTCGAGCTGAAGGAAAAGCGCTATCGGGCGCAGCCAGTCAGACGCGTAGCCATCGCCAAGGATGACGGCGGTGAGCGTCTGCTGGGCATTCCGACGGTTCGGGACCGGGTTGTGCAACAGGCGCTGCGCCGTATTATCGAACCGATCTTCGAGCCGGATTTCCACCCGTCGAGTTACGGGTATCGTCCGGGACGCAGTGGTCACCACGCCATCGGCAAGGCGGAGTTGTTTATCCGCCGATACCGGCGTGACTGGGTTGTGGACATGGACCTGTCGAAATGCTTCGACACGCTCAACCATGACCTGATCATCCGCCAGTTCCGCCAACGGATCACGGACGGCAGTGTCCTGTCACTGCTGCGCCAGTTCCTGGAAAGTGGCGTGATGGTGGGATACCACCTCGAAGAGACGGAACTGGGAAGCCCTCAGGGTGGCGTGATCAGTCCGCTGATCGCAAACGCCTACCTGGACGCCTTCGACCAGTTCATGAAAGCGCGGGGGCACCGGATCGTCCGCTACGCGGACGACATCCTGATCCTGTGCGGCTCACGAGCGGGCGCGGAGAATGCGTTACGGGTGGCCCAACGCTATCTGGAAGAAGAGCTGAAGCTGACGGTGAACGTCACCAAGACCCACATCGCCCACAGCGATGAGGGGGTAAAGTTCCTGGGCGTGGTGATCTACACGAACTACACCCGCATCCAGGACAAGAAGGTGGTGAAACTCAAGCAGAAGCTGAAAGCGCTGACAAAGCGTAACCGGGGCATCGGGCTTGCGGCGATTATCCGCGAGCTGAATCCGGTGCTACGGGGCTTTGCCAACTACTTCCGGGTGGCGAACTGCGCGAGGGTGCTGAAGCAGGTGATGAGTTGGTTAAGGCGGCGCCTGCGCTGCATCCAGCTCAAGCAGTGGAAAAAGCCGAGTCGGCTGCATCGGAGGCTGAAACAGCTAGGTTACCAACCCCCGTTCCGGCATATCAAGATGCAAAGCTGGCGCAACGCGGCGTCCCCACTGGCCAGTCTGGCCCTGCCCAACACCTACCTGCACAATGACCTGAAGTTGATAGATCTTGCGAAGGTTAAAACCGGCATCACTGTCCCCGAGTTCGGGGTAAGTTAATGGCATGAGCCGTATACGTGGCCCGTATGTACGGTTCTGGGAGAGGGATGAGGCGGTAACGCCTCACCCTACTCGCTATGACAGCTGAATGCTGTTCCTGCCCATCGGTTCCTTTCGTAAAAAGATTGCAATTTTCGCCGCCGCCCCAATGATGGGTGATATGCTGAATAAAATGCTGTCAGAGGATTCCCTATGACCCGTATATCTGAAGAAACCGTGCAAGACTACCCACTGCTCCCGCTGCGGGACGTCGTGGTGTTTCCGCACATGGTGGTCCCGTTGTTTGTGGGCCGGGAGAAGTCCATCCAGGCACTGGAAGCCGCGATGGAGGGCAGCAAGGAAATCCTTCTGGTCGCCCAGAAAGACGCCTCAACCGATGAGCCTGGTGCAGTGGATGTGTTCTCGATGGGGACTCTGGCCACCGTACTGCAGATGCTTCGTCTGCCGGATGGTACCGTCAAGGTGCTGGTTGAGGGCAATGCCAGGGCCAGCATTACCGATATTTCCGAGGGTGATTTCCTGTCAGGACAGGCCATTCTGATGGAAGAAGAGTCTTTACCTGAGCGCGAAGAGGATGTGCTCACCAAGACCCTGATGGACGAGTTCGAAAAGTATGTGAAGCTGTCCAAGAAGGTGCCGTCAGAGGTTTCCAATGCCTTGACGGGTATTCAGGAGCTGGAGCGCCTGGTGGATACCATGGCGGCCCATCTTGAAATGCGCATTCCCGAGAAGCAGGAATTGCTGGAGGCGCTGGACGTTCGCAAGCGTGTTGACCTGCTGCTGGGCAAACTGGACGGTGAGATCGACCTGATTGAGGTGGAAAAGCGCATCCGCGGCCGCGTCAAGAAACAGATGGAGCGGAGCCAGCGCGAGTATTACCTGAACGAGCAGATGAAGGCCATCCAGAAAGAGATGGGCAATCTGGGCGAAGGCAATAACGACTTCGAAGAACTCGAGCAGAAGCTTGAGGAAGCCGGCCTGCCGGAAGAGGCGCGCAAGAAAACCGAAACAGAACTCAACAAACTGAAGATGATGTCACCCATGTCGGCGGAAGCCACCGTTGTGCGGGGTTACATCGACTGGATGCTGGCGGTGCCCTGGAAAAAACGCAGCCGCGTGCGTCACGATCTGGAGAAGGCCCGAGAGATCCTGGATAAGGACCACTACGGCCTGGACGAGGTGAAGAAGCGCATCCTTGAGTACCTGGCAGTGCAAAGC from the Marinobacter sp. LQ44 genome contains:
- the ltrA gene encoding group II intron reverse transcriptase/maturase; the protein is MRKYYSLYGQLLSKQRLYEAFRHIKRNKGAAGIDGQSLSGFEANLEVELSCLLLELKEKRYRAQPVRRVAIAKDDGGERLLGIPTVRDRVVQQALRRIIEPIFEPDFHPSSYGYRPGRSGHHAIGKAELFIRRYRRDWVVDMDLSKCFDTLNHDLIIRQFRQRITDGSVLSLLRQFLESGVMVGYHLEETELGSPQGGVISPLIANAYLDAFDQFMKARGHRIVRYADDILILCGSRAGAENALRVAQRYLEEELKLTVNVTKTHIAHSDEGVKFLGVVIYTNYTRIQDKKVVKLKQKLKALTKRNRGIGLAAIIRELNPVLRGFANYFRVANCARVLKQVMSWLRRRLRCIQLKQWKKPSRLHRRLKQLGYQPPFRHIKMQSWRNAASPLASLALPNTYLHNDLKLIDLAKVKTGITVPEFGVS